The sequence TGCTCTATATCATGCTTGCCGCAGCTTTGGTGCTGGGCATCCGCGTTTTGGGCATCATCCTGGTCAGCGCCATCCTGATCATCCCGGTTTCCAGCGCCCGCCTTCTAAGCCGCTCGTTCCGCTCACTGGTTCGGTGGACGGTGCTGCTGGCGGAAGGGGTCATGATCGGCGGGCTGCTCATCTCCTATTACCTCAACCTGCCCAGCGGCGCCGTCATCGTCCTCACCGGCAGCTCGGTTTTTGCGCTGGCCTTCATTGCCAGCGTCCTTCGCCGCCGGGGGCAAAAAAAGTGAACGCCTGGCTTTGTCACCTGTTGCATTTTAGACGCCAATTGGATAATATGGTTGTCACAACGACAAACTCAATGCAAAAGGAGTAACCGATGACCCAGAAAGGATGGTGGACAAAGAAAAGGATGCTGCTTATCTTCGCGCTATTTTTCGCCTCATGCTCTTTTTTTAATTACGCCGCTCCCATTGAATCCTTTGCGGGAAAGGCAACAGCGAAAAGTGGCCGGCACACGGGCGTGGGCCTCTGGGGAGGCTACGGGCTTTACGGCAACAGCCAATTCAATGGCGGCGTTGCCTTCGGCGCCTCGTTTCTACTCGGTCTGGGCAGGAACCTGGCCATCGAATTCGCCGCCAGCTATCTCGGCGCTGGCGTGGAGAGTGACGCCAACGCGCTCTCCAAGGGAAAACTGGCCGCCATGCCGTTGCAGCTCAGCCTGCAGGGGCGTTTCCCGGTCGGCAAAAAGCTGACCCCCTACCTGCTCGTTGGCGGCAACTATTTTCTCAACAGCTTCAGCCTGGACAGCACGATCGTTGATGGCTGGAGTGCGGTGGGCATCACCCTCAGCGAAAAAGTGGCCGGGGCTTTCGGCTTCCATGCCGGTGCCGGCCTTGAACTGGCGCTGGGAAATTCCTTGTCGCTGAATATTGACCTGCGCTACTTTCTGGCCAAAACCAAGAGTAACTGGAGCATGACGGATGACGAAAGCCTGGTCGAAAGCAGCGGGACCTTGAGTGGCATCAAGCTGGACGCCCTGGTCTTTGCGCTCGGTTTGAAGTATTTCTTCAAATGATGGGAGGAGCAAGATGAAGAAACATAAGAGAATTTTCAGGTTGGCCGTGCTGGGACTGGTCATTTCGGGAGCGCTGGCGCTCTTACTGATCAGCCAGTCAACTGCAGATAGCCTTTCCGCCGCGTCGGCAACCATCGATGATCTTTATAAACATCCCAAGTTGGAGAGCTCCCTCTGCCGCCTGATCCGCATCTTCCGCGACCAGGGCTTTGCCGTCATGAAGCAGACGGCCGAGGAGCTCGGTCTCGATTTCGACGGCGACCTGCTGCGGGTGACGGTGGTCACGCAAAATGGCCGCTCCGGCGCCGCGGCCGGTCTGGCCGCTCCGCAGCTGGCCCAGCACATCACCGCCCTCGGCGGCCGGGTGGAATCCAGTTTCGGCAGCGCTCTGCAGTCTCTCCTGCCCATCGATGCCATCCTGCAGCTGGCGGAAAATGCCCAGGTGCGCCAGATCCGCTTGCCACTCAAGCCCCATGCCTGCGTCATCACCAGCGAAGGTGTCGCCAAGACCGGCGCCGATTCCTGGCAGCGCCTGACCTCGTTCCACGGCCAGAATCCGGTCAAGGTCGCCATCCTCGACCTGGGCTTCACCGGCTACCAGGAGCTTCTTGGCACGGAGCTGCCGGCCAGCGTCACCGCGAAATCATTCCGCAGCGATCAGCTGCTGAATACGAACGTCCACGGCACGGCCTGCGCCGAGATCGTCCACGACATGGCCCCCGACGCCGAATTGTTCCTGGTCAATTTCAATACCGACACCGAGCAGCACCAGGCGGTCAGCTGGCTGATCAGCCAGGGGGTCGACATCATCTCCTACTCGATCGGCTGGACCAACGCCGGCGACGGCAAGGGGACGGGCCCGATCACCTACGACGTGGATCGCGCCGCCAATGCCGGCATCATCTGGTGCAGCGCCGCCGGCAACGACGCCGACGTCCACTGGGAGGGAACTTTCTCAGACCCGGACAGCAACGGTTTCCACAACTTCCCCGACAACGATGAATACTTGGAGCTTGCGCTTCCGCCTCACGAGAGCGTCATCGTGTCGATGAACTGGGACGATTGGGGGACCTGGAGCGGCAGCGACTACAGCGGCTCGAGCAACGATTACGACCTGATGTTCTACTACAAGTCCGGGGGGGTCTGGGCCCATCTCTGGGATTCGGCGAACCTCCAGAATGGAGCCGGCTACTGGCCCGTCGAGGAGGATGGCGTCGTCAACAACACCGCTTCGACCGTCACCATCGGCGTGCGCATCTACAAGCACAACGCGACCCGCAATTGCAAGATGGAGATATTCGTCTGGGGGGTCGACGGCCCCATCGAGTACAACGTCCCGGCCGGCAGCCTGACCATCCCCGCCGATTCGGCCCACTGCGTGGCCCTCGGCGCCAGCGATGTTAACAACGACAGTTACCATTATTACAGCGGGCGCGGGCCCACCCATGACGGACGCATCAAGCCCGATTTTTCCGCCCCTTCCGGAACCTCCGGCGCCACCTATGGCAATCACAACTTCTACGGAACCTCCTCCTCCACCCCGCACATGGCCGGAGCCTTCGCGCTGCTGAAGGAAAAAACACCCTATTCGCTGGCGAATATTCTCGAC is a genomic window of Candidatus Aminicenantes bacterium containing:
- a CDS encoding metal ABC transporter permease, which encodes LYIMLAAALVLGIRVLGIILVSAILIIPVSSARLLSRSFRSLVRWTVLLAEGVMIGGLLISYYLNLPSGAVIVLTGSSVFALAFIASVLRRRGQKK
- a CDS encoding outer membrane beta-barrel protein, encoding MTQKGWWTKKRMLLIFALFFASCSFFNYAAPIESFAGKATAKSGRHTGVGLWGGYGLYGNSQFNGGVAFGASFLLGLGRNLAIEFAASYLGAGVESDANALSKGKLAAMPLQLSLQGRFPVGKKLTPYLLVGGNYFLNSFSLDSTIVDGWSAVGITLSEKVAGAFGFHAGAGLELALGNSLSLNIDLRYFLAKTKSNWSMTDDESLVESSGTLSGIKLDALVFALGLKYFFK
- a CDS encoding S8 family serine peptidase, whose protein sequence is MKKHKRIFRLAVLGLVISGALALLLISQSTADSLSAASATIDDLYKHPKLESSLCRLIRIFRDQGFAVMKQTAEELGLDFDGDLLRVTVVTQNGRSGAAAGLAAPQLAQHITALGGRVESSFGSALQSLLPIDAILQLAENAQVRQIRLPLKPHACVITSEGVAKTGADSWQRLTSFHGQNPVKVAILDLGFTGYQELLGTELPASVTAKSFRSDQLLNTNVHGTACAEIVHDMAPDAELFLVNFNTDTEQHQAVSWLISQGVDIISYSIGWTNAGDGKGTGPITYDVDRAANAGIIWCSAAGNDADVHWEGTFSDPDSNGFHNFPDNDEYLELALPPHESVIVSMNWDDWGTWSGSDYSGSSNDYDLMFYYKSGGVWAHLWDSANLQNGAGYWPVEEDGVVNNTASTVTIGVRIYKHNATRNCKMEIFVWGVDGPIEYNVPAGSLTIPADSAHCVALGASDVNNDSYHYYSGRGPTHDGRIKPDFSAPSGTSGATYGNHNFYGTSSSTPHMAGAFALLKEKTPYSLANILDIITARALDLGDPGQDNKFGYGRLKLK